The sequence below is a genomic window from Candidatus Methylomirabilota bacterium.
GAAACCGGCTGGCGGCGCGTCACGGCTGCCGGGGGAATCGGTTCCGGACCTCGGCAGCGTGCGCGTCGGGACCGTCGACGGCCGGCATGAGGCGTACAACTCCGACCCGCCGACATCCGGTGCCCGGCTGCCGCACATCGCTCCGTGGGGGATCCACGCGAACCCGCTTCCGCGTGAATTGCAGGTGGCCAACCTTGACGAGGGCGGAGTGGTCATCAACTACCGGCCGGATTGCGCGTCACGCGTCCTGGCCACGCTGGAGTCAGTCGTCAGGGGCTATCCGGAGTACGTGGTGCTCGCCCCGTACCCTCGCCTCGATCGGTGTATCGCGCTCACGGCCTGGACGCGCATCGACAGATTCGACGAGCCGGACCGGGACCGGGTGGTGCGGTTCGTCGAGGCCCACCGGCGCCGCTCCACCAATGAAGCGCCCTGCGTCGAGTGGCGCCGGTAGTGGCGATGAGCTCCTTGCCCTCGGCGGTGCCAGTAATTGTCTCGCGCACTGAACCACGGAACGCTTCAGAGTCGGCCGGCGCGCGTGGACGCCGCCCGTCTCCCGCCACGATCCGTGGCGGGTGACGCGCGGGAAGCGTCCGGCCTTCACGTTCGCCAGTCCAGTGATACTCGCCGTCTGCTTTGGATCGGCCGGGGAACAACTCCAAGACAGCGCGGGATGATCGCCGAGGCGTCCCAAAATCTCATCGTCCCTCCGTTCGCTCCTTCAGGAGGGCCTTCAGGGCCGCCCCCCGCCGATCGACCGGTCGGGGCATCTTCCAGAAGTGCGCCGGCAACCGTCCGGAGCCGAGGCGAACGAGCCCGGCGTGGGCGAGCTCGAGGAGATGGGAGGAGACGGTCTCCCCGCGGGAGAGGGGAACAATCTTCGCGACCGGTCGACCCCGTTCCGTCACGATGATCTCCTCGCCGGCCTTGACCTGAGCGAGGTACTGACTGAGGGTCGCCTTGAGTTTCGAAACCGCCGCCGTCTTCATACCGCACTCGAGCATGCCCGGAGCGACGTCCAGGGCGGCTACGACGATGGGGCCTGCTTCTCGGCCCAACAGTCGGCTGAGAAGGCCGTCAAAGCCGTCTTCCAGCGGATGGGGGCGGAGGCGTGGGGGCACTCCGTCGCCGATCTGCTCTCCGAACTCGCCGAGCGCCGCGCGGTTCCGGACGCGTTGCGCGAGGCAGCCCTCGAGCTCGACGAGGCGTACATTCCGGCGCGCTATCCCAATGCGCATCCGTCGGGGGCGCCGCGGACGCGGTATCAACGTGGCCACTGGATCCGAGGGCGACCAACTTGAAGTACGTTCGGCGATCGGGCGGGGATGACGCAGGGCTTTCCTGGATGTGCCGCTTCACGATCCGCCGAATCAACTCGGCCAGCGAAACGTCGAGGCGTTTTGCTTCGGCACGGAGCGCCTGAAGCTCCTCGCGGTCCAGGTAGATCATGGTGCGGGCGCGCATGGCGGCATTATAATGGCAGCATCAGGACAACACAAAGGCAGGCCGCCCTGCTCGGTGGAAAGACTCATGGATCTGTCGGCCCAGCGGGCTGCCTATGCCCGAAAGCTCGACCAGGCTGCGCGGACACTCGTCGAGGCGCTATCACCCGTCGATGGTATCGAGCGGATCAGTATCTTCGGGTCCTATGCCCGGGGGCGCCGGGATCTCGCGACCGACCTCGACGTGCTGGTGGTGTGGCAGACCGACAAGCCGTTCGTGGATCGTCTTCGGTTCCTGTACGGGCTCGTCCAGGTGCCGGTGGATCTGGACATGCTCTGCTATACCCCGGCCGAGTTCGACGACCTGAGGGACGCGCCGTTTCTACGCCACATCGCAGGCGAGGAGGTCGTGATCTTTGAGAAGAAGTCCGCTTGAGGAGGGCCGGCGCTGGCTCGAGCAGGCCGAAGCGGACCTTCGATGGGCAGACGACCTGGCCCGACGGGGCGGGTACCACATCGCGTGCTTTCTCGCCCAGCAGGTCGGGGAGAAGGCCCTCAAGGCGTTTCTATATGCTGACGGGGTGGAAGTCGTCCTCGGTCATTCGATCGAGCGGCTGTGCGCGGAGGCGGCCGAGCAGCACGCGCAGTTTGGCGAGCTGGCTCGACGCTGGTCGATCCTCGACGGACACTATGTGCCGACGCGCTACCCGAACAGCCTGCCGGACAGCATCCCGGCACTCGTCTATACGGAGGACGCGGCGCGGGAAGCTGTCCGCCTGGCCACCGAGATCGTCCGGTACGTCGGTGAGCGGCTGAGCGAGCGGGAGGGCGCGTCGTGACAGGAGGCGGCCCCGCGACGGACCGATTGACCCTGTCAGGCTGGCGGTGAGGGCGGGCCGTGGCGACCGGCCCGGCCCCGCGGTCAAACGGTGGCGGTCAGGATCCCGAGGATCGCCTCGTGGCGCGTGTCGTCTGATTGGCGGCCGATCTCGAGCAGGCGGGGCCGGGGGAGGGCCAGCCAGGCGGCCGCGGCCTCGGGATCGAACTGGGTCCCCGCTCCCCGGGCGGGCGCCCGGCGGTACGGGCGGTCCGACGTCATGGCGTCGAAGGGGTCGGCCACGGATACGATCCGGGCCCCCACCGGGATCGCGGTTCCCCGGAGCCCCTCCGGGTATCCGGTCCCGTCGTAGCGCTCGTGGTGACCCTTGACCGCCTCCGCCTCCCGCCTCAGGGTCGGGTAGGGCGCGAGCATCCGGGCGGCCACGCCCGGGTGGTGCTTGATGCACGCGTACTCCTCCTCGGTGAGCGCGACCGACTTGACCCGCCTCCCTGCGGGCTTTCGTAAGCCGCGCGCCGAGCTGACTTGCCTCGGTCAACTGCGCCCGCCCGGGCCTTGGGGCCGGCGCGCCGTCTCCGGTACACTGGCAGGCGCTGCGGGTCGCCCGATCGGCCCGCCGGCAGGGAGAATCATCATGTCGCCTGAGGTGTCCGAACGGCGCGCCGCGTGGGCGCTGGACCTGCCGAAGAGCGAGGCCGAGATCGAGGCCATTCACCGCGAGCGGAAGCGCCTGGCCGTGGAGCGCGCGCGGCGCTCGACGCTTCTGCGCCCGCGCGTGGAAGGGATTGCGGTGGACAAGCTCGACGATCCCGAGGAATGGCGCAAGATCCCACTGCTCACCAAGGAGGAGCTGCGCACGCTCCCGACCGAGGCGTTCTACCGTGAGTTCTGCCTCGCCCCGCTCGGCGCCGCCCGCGAGGTCTGGCGGTCGGGCGGCGTCACCGGCAAGCCGCTCTTCTACCCGCGCGGGGACGAGGACCTGCGCTACGCCCTCGGGGTCGCCTTCCGGCGGATCTGGCCGTGCATCGGCGCCGGCCCCGGCGACGTCGTCCACGACTCCTTCCCGCTCGGCATCCACCCGGTCGGCCAGCTCGTCGCCCGGTCGGCGCAGCTGGAGGGCCTCAGCACCGTCTGGGCCGGCGCCGGGACGACGACGCCCTCGCTGCTGCAGGTGGAGCTGATCCGCGACCTCCGGCCGACGATCTTCGCCGCGATGCCGAGCTACGCCCTCCATCTCGCCAACGTCGCGGAGGCCCACGGGATCGACCTCGCGGCCTGCGGCGTGCGCAAGGTGCTGGTCAGCGCCGAGCCCTTGACCGACGCCAAGCGGGGGAAGCTCGCGCGCGCGTGGGGCGCTCCGGTCTACAACAGCTTCGGCATGACCGAGGGGTCGATGATCACGGTCGAGCGGGACGGCATGGACGGGATGGTCGCGTGGAGCGATCTCTTCTACCTGGAGGTGATCGACACGGAGTCCGGCCGGCCCGTCCCGGAGGGGCAGCCGGGCGCGCTCGTCATGACGCCGCTCTGGTCCAACACGCTCACCCCGTTCCTGCGCTGGCTGAGCGGCGATATCGTGACGTTGCGGCGCCAGCCGCGGACCGCCGATCCGTTCTCGGTCTTTCCGGTCCTGACTCACGCCCTCCGCACGGAGGGCTTCTTCAAGGTCCGCGGGGTGAACCTCAACCACGCGGACCTCGAGGATTTTCTGTTCGCCCAGCCGGCGATCACCGACTTCCGCGCCGAGGCGGTCTCGACGGCGGGGCTGGATGCGCTCCGGCTCCTCGTCGAGGTGCGGCGTGGCGGCGAGCCGGCGGCCGTGGCCAA
It includes:
- a CDS encoding DUF3105 domain-containing protein translates to KPAGGASRLPGESVPDLGSVRVGTVDGRHEAYNSDPPTSGARLPHIAPWGIHANPLPRELQVANLDEGGVVINYRPDCASRVLATLESVVRGYPEYVVLAPYPRLDRCIALTAWTRIDRFDEPDRDRVVRFVEAHRRRSTNEAPCVEWRR
- a CDS encoding nucleotidyltransferase domain-containing protein, which translates into the protein MPLHDPPNQLGQRNVEAFCFGTERLKLLAVQVDHGAGAHGGIIMAASGQHKGRPPCSVERLMDLSAQRAAYARKLDQAARTLVEALSPVDGIERISIFGSYARGRRDLATDLDVLVVWQTDKPFVDRLRFLYGLVQVPVDLDMLCYTPAEFDDLRDAPFLRHIAGEEVVIFEKKSA
- a CDS encoding HEPN domain-containing protein, whose amino-acid sequence is MRRSPLEEGRRWLEQAEADLRWADDLARRGGYHIACFLAQQVGEKALKAFLYADGVEVVLGHSIERLCAEAAEQHAQFGELARRWSILDGHYVPTRYPNSLPDSIPALVYTEDAAREAVRLATEIVRYVGERLSEREGAS
- a CDS encoding AMP-binding protein — translated: MSPEVSERRAAWALDLPKSEAEIEAIHRERKRLAVERARRSTLLRPRVEGIAVDKLDDPEEWRKIPLLTKEELRTLPTEAFYREFCLAPLGAAREVWRSGGVTGKPLFYPRGDEDLRYALGVAFRRIWPCIGAGPGDVVHDSFPLGIHPVGQLVARSAQLEGLSTVWAGAGTTTPSLLQVELIRDLRPTIFAAMPSYALHLANVAEAHGIDLAACGVRKVLVSAEPLTDAKRGKLARAWGAPVYNSFGMTEGSMITVERDGMDGMVAWSDLFYLEVIDTESGRPVPEGQPGALVMTPLWSNTLTPFLRWLSGDIVTLRRQPRTADPFSVFPVLTHALRTEGFFKVRGVNLNHADLEDFLFAQPAITDFRAEAVSTAGLDALRLLVEVRRGGEPAAVAKSLAAAVKARFELTPEVEVLPAGTLAAEFEKTVKAPRFVDKR